A window from Citrobacter amalonaticus encodes these proteins:
- a CDS encoding MFS transporter — protein sequence MFRQWLTLVIIVLVYIPVAIDATVLHVAAPTLSMTLVASGNELLWIIDIYSLVMAGMVLPMGALGDRIGFKRLLILGGTLFGLASLAAAFAHTASWLIATRAILAIGAAMIVPATLAGIRATFSQARHRNMALGVWAAVGSGGAAFGPLVGGMLLEHFYWGSVFLINVPIVLVVVALTARYVPRQAGRRDQSLNLGHAIMLIVAILLLVYSAKTALKGHIATGVIALALVSGALLLAQFVRIQLAASRPMIDMRLFTHRIILSGVVMAMTAMITLVGFELLMAQELQFVHGLTPYQAGLFMLPVMLASGFSGPIAGMLVSRLGLRKVATGGMALSALSFYGLAATDFSTQQIQAWMLMALLGFSAASALLASTAAIMAEAPAEKAAAAGAIETMAYELGAGLGIAIFGLLLSRSFSASIVLPDGLNAGEMERASSSMGEAVQLAQSLPSALADPVLLAAKQAFTWSHSVALSSAGSMLILLAVGMWFSLAKAARE from the coding sequence ATGTTTCGTCAGTGGTTAACGTTAGTGATTATTGTGCTGGTCTACATTCCTGTTGCGATTGATGCAACGGTGCTGCATGTTGCCGCACCCACGCTGAGTATGACGCTGGTTGCCAGTGGCAACGAGCTGTTGTGGATCATTGATATTTACTCGCTGGTGATGGCAGGGATGGTACTGCCGATGGGCGCGCTCGGCGATCGCATCGGCTTTAAGCGCCTGCTGATCCTCGGCGGGACGCTGTTCGGTCTCGCGTCACTGGCTGCCGCCTTTGCCCACACCGCCAGCTGGCTGATCGCCACTCGGGCCATTCTGGCAATTGGCGCGGCGATGATCGTACCGGCGACGCTGGCCGGGATCCGCGCCACCTTCTCGCAAGCACGCCATCGCAACATGGCGCTTGGCGTCTGGGCGGCAGTGGGGTCTGGCGGGGCGGCATTCGGCCCGCTGGTGGGCGGCATGCTGCTTGAGCACTTCTATTGGGGCTCAGTGTTCTTAATCAATGTGCCGATTGTACTTGTCGTGGTGGCGCTCACTGCGCGCTATGTTCCGCGTCAGGCCGGACGTCGCGATCAGTCGCTCAATCTGGGACATGCCATTATGCTGATTGTCGCGATTTTGCTGCTGGTTTACAGTGCGAAAACGGCGCTGAAAGGGCACATAGCCACCGGCGTTATCGCGCTGGCGCTGGTGAGCGGCGCACTGTTGCTGGCGCAGTTTGTCCGCATTCAGCTGGCGGCGAGTCGTCCCATGATTGATATGCGCCTGTTCACCCATCGTATTATCTTAAGCGGCGTGGTGATGGCGATGACAGCGATGATTACACTGGTCGGTTTTGAGCTGTTAATGGCGCAGGAATTGCAGTTTGTTCATGGCTTAACGCCGTATCAGGCTGGATTGTTTATGCTGCCAGTGATGCTGGCCAGTGGGTTTAGCGGCCCGATTGCCGGGATGCTGGTATCACGACTGGGGCTGCGGAAAGTGGCAACCGGCGGAATGGCGCTAAGCGCATTGAGTTTCTATGGCCTGGCGGCAACGGATTTCAGTACCCAGCAAATTCAGGCCTGGATGTTAATGGCGCTACTGGGATTCAGTGCCGCCAGCGCGCTGTTGGCCTCAACGGCGGCGATCATGGCGGAGGCGCCAGCTGAGAAAGCGGCAGCGGCCGGGGCGATCGAAACGATGGCCTATGAGCTGGGGGCGGGGCTGGGAATTGCTATCTTTGGTCTGTTGCTCAGCCGCAGTTTCTCTGCGTCGATTGTGCTGCCTGACGGTCTGAACGCCGGAGAAATGGAACGTGCCTCGTCTTCAATGGGTGAAGCGGTACAACTGGCGCAGTCGCTTCCCTCGGCATTGGCGGATCCTGTTCTGCTGGCCGCGAAGCAGGCTTTTACCTGGTCGCATAGCGTGGCATTAAGCAGCGCCGGGAGCATGCTGATTTTGCTGGCAGTCGGCATGTGGTTCAGTCTGGCGAAGGCCGCACGCGAGTAA
- a CDS encoding GFA family protein produces the protein MQTYTGRCLCGQSHFTVDLESLDVYACHCTICQKWSGGIAMYLEACGQPMMDADASDPAHFASSPRGERYFCSGCGCPLWIKLTDTERYFIPWTLLEFNEVDRRRLILAAEIYTETQPAFWRLTGQYARLSGKEVEELDNRCQFTY, from the coding sequence GTGCAAACCTATACAGGACGTTGTCTCTGCGGGCAGAGCCATTTCACCGTCGACCTCGAATCCCTCGATGTCTACGCCTGTCACTGTACGATTTGCCAGAAATGGTCCGGTGGGATCGCGATGTATCTGGAAGCCTGTGGGCAGCCGATGATGGATGCCGATGCATCCGACCCGGCGCATTTTGCATCGTCGCCACGCGGGGAACGGTATTTTTGTTCCGGCTGTGGATGTCCGTTGTGGATCAAGTTGACCGACACTGAGCGCTACTTCATTCCCTGGACGTTGCTCGAATTTAACGAGGTCGATCGTCGTCGTCTGATCCTCGCCGCTGAGATTTATACCGAAACGCAACCCGCATTCTGGCGGCTTACAGGTCAGTACGCTCGTCTGAGCGGCAAGGAAGTGGAAGAACTGGACAACCGCTGCCAGTTCACCTACTGA
- a CDS encoding 1,6-dihydroxycyclohexa-2,4-diene-1-carboxylate dehydrogenase translates to MRFNDKVVAITGAAQGIGRQTAIQAAQEGARLLLIDRSRHVHELAATLASGGCQVLALEADLEQWESTEQVFAAGVAHFGQLDVLVNNVGGTIWARPFAEYQPDQIEKEIRRSLFPTLWGCRAALPWMLKQGRGSIVNISSVATGGVNRVPYSAAKGGVNALTRSIAMEYSGCGIRINAVAPGGTDAPARLVPRNDETPSAQEQAWYQQVIDQTIDSSLMHRYGTLAEQANAILFLASDDASYITGVILPVAGGDLG, encoded by the coding sequence ATGCGATTTAACGATAAAGTTGTGGCCATTACCGGCGCGGCGCAGGGAATTGGTCGCCAGACCGCTATTCAGGCCGCGCAAGAAGGGGCGCGGCTGTTGCTTATCGATCGTTCCCGCCACGTCCATGAACTGGCGGCAACGCTGGCGTCGGGTGGGTGTCAGGTGCTGGCGCTGGAAGCGGACCTGGAACAATGGGAAAGCACCGAACAGGTTTTTGCCGCAGGCGTCGCGCATTTTGGACAACTGGACGTGCTGGTCAATAACGTCGGCGGGACTATCTGGGCCCGACCGTTTGCCGAATACCAGCCGGATCAGATTGAGAAAGAGATCCGTCGTTCGCTGTTTCCGACACTGTGGGGCTGCCGCGCAGCGCTCCCGTGGATGCTGAAACAGGGGCGCGGCAGTATTGTTAATATCTCTTCTGTTGCCACAGGCGGGGTAAACCGCGTGCCATATTCAGCCGCGAAGGGCGGCGTCAACGCGCTAACACGATCGATTGCAATGGAATACAGCGGCTGCGGTATTCGCATCAATGCGGTGGCACCCGGAGGGACCGACGCCCCGGCGCGTCTCGTTCCGCGTAATGACGAAACGCCGTCCGCCCAGGAGCAGGCGTGGTATCAGCAGGTGATTGATCAGACCATCGACAGCAGTCTGATGCACCGCTATGGAACGCTGGCGGAGCAGGCGAATGCGATCCTGTTCCTCGCCAGCGATGACGCCAGCTATATTACCGGCGTCATCTTACCGGTCGCCGGAGGCGATCTCGGCTGA
- the yddG gene encoding aromatic amino acid efflux DMT transporter YddG yields the protein MTKQKATLIGLIAIVLWSTMVGLIRGVSEGLGPVGGAAAIYSLSGLLLIFTVGFPTIRRFPVGYLIAGSVLFVSYEICLALSLGYAATRHQAIEVGMVNYLWPSLTILFAILFNGQKTSWIIVPGLLLAITGICWVLGGENGLNPGEIISNITSSPLSYFLAFLGAFIWATYCTVTNKYARGFNGITVFVLLTALSLWVHYFLTPQPEMVFSTPVVIKLVSAALTLGFAYAAWNVGILHGNVTIMAVGSYFTPVLSSALAAVLLSAPLSFSFWQGAIMVCIGSLLCWWATRRA from the coding sequence ATGACGAAACAAAAAGCAACGCTGATTGGACTTATAGCCATTGTGCTGTGGAGCACCATGGTAGGTCTGATTCGCGGCGTCAGTGAAGGACTTGGGCCAGTCGGCGGTGCGGCGGCAATTTATTCATTAAGTGGACTGTTACTGATATTTACCGTGGGATTTCCCACTATCCGTCGTTTTCCTGTTGGTTATTTAATCGCCGGTAGTGTGCTGTTTGTCAGTTATGAAATATGTCTGGCGTTATCGTTGGGCTATGCCGCCACACGTCATCAGGCGATTGAGGTCGGTATGGTTAATTATTTATGGCCAAGTCTGACTATTTTATTCGCGATTCTGTTTAATGGTCAAAAAACCAGCTGGATAATCGTTCCTGGATTACTGCTCGCGATAACCGGTATTTGTTGGGTGCTGGGGGGCGAAAATGGTCTGAATCCAGGGGAAATTATCAGCAATATCACCAGCAGTCCATTGAGCTATTTTCTCGCCTTTCTTGGGGCATTTATCTGGGCGACCTACTGTACCGTAACCAATAAATATGCGCGTGGATTTAATGGCATCACGGTTTTTGTTTTACTGACCGCACTCAGTTTGTGGGTCCACTATTTTCTGACGCCGCAACCTGAAATGGTGTTCAGTACACCGGTGGTGATAAAACTGGTCTCTGCCGCCCTGACATTGGGCTTTGCCTATGCGGCCTGGAACGTGGGAATTTTGCACGGGAATGTCACCATCATGGCGGTTGGTTCGTATTTCACTCCGGTGCTGTCATCTGCGCTGGCAGCCGTGCTGCTGAGTGCCCCGCTATCGTTCTCTTTCTGGCAGGGAGCCATTATGGTCTGCATCGGTTCTCTGCTCTGCTGGTGGGCCACACGCCGCGCATAA
- the ompC gene encoding porin OmpC, with amino-acid sequence MKLKLVAVAVTSLLAAGVVNAAEVYNKDGNKLDLYGKVTALHYFSDNDGDDGDKTYARLGFKGETQINDQLTGFGQWEYEFKGNNDEANGNKGNKTRLAFAGLKFAEFGSFDYGRNYGVAYDVGAWTDVLPEFGGDTWTQTDNFMTARTTGVATYRNTDFFGLVEGWNFALQYQGKNDRGDEVKANGDGFGLSTSYEYEGFAASAAYAKSDRTDDQVAYGNNSLNASGDNAEVWAAGLKYDANNIYLATTYSETRNMTPFGDDHIANKTQNFEVVAQYQFDFGLRPSLAYLKSKGKDLGAWGDQDLVEYVDVGATYYFNKNMSTYVDYKINLIDESNFTRAAGVGTDDIVAVGLTYQF; translated from the coding sequence ATGAAACTTAAATTAGTTGCAGTGGCAGTGACTAGCCTGTTGGCAGCAGGCGTCGTGAATGCGGCAGAAGTGTATAACAAAGACGGCAACAAACTGGATCTGTACGGTAAAGTTACCGCTCTGCACTACTTCTCCGACAATGACGGCGATGATGGCGACAAAACTTATGCACGTCTGGGTTTCAAAGGTGAAACGCAGATTAACGATCAGCTGACCGGTTTCGGCCAGTGGGAATATGAATTCAAAGGCAACAACGACGAAGCGAATGGCAACAAAGGCAACAAAACTCGTCTGGCGTTTGCTGGTCTGAAATTTGCTGAGTTCGGTTCTTTCGATTACGGCCGTAACTATGGCGTTGCTTACGACGTTGGCGCATGGACCGACGTTCTGCCTGAGTTCGGTGGTGACACCTGGACCCAGACTGACAACTTCATGACTGCCCGTACCACTGGCGTTGCAACCTACCGTAACACCGACTTCTTCGGTCTGGTTGAAGGCTGGAACTTTGCCCTGCAGTATCAGGGTAAAAACGATCGTGGCGACGAAGTTAAAGCGAACGGTGACGGCTTCGGTCTGTCCACCAGCTATGAGTACGAAGGTTTTGCAGCAAGCGCCGCTTATGCGAAATCTGACCGTACTGATGACCAGGTTGCTTACGGTAACAACAGCCTGAATGCTTCCGGCGACAACGCTGAAGTGTGGGCTGCTGGCCTGAAATATGATGCAAACAACATCTACCTGGCAACTACCTACTCTGAAACTCGTAACATGACGCCGTTCGGTGATGATCACATCGCGAACAAAACTCAGAACTTTGAAGTTGTTGCTCAGTATCAGTTCGACTTCGGTCTGCGTCCGTCCCTGGCTTACCTGAAATCCAAAGGTAAAGACCTGGGTGCATGGGGCGACCAGGATCTGGTTGAATACGTTGATGTTGGCGCAACCTACTACTTCAACAAAAACATGTCTACTTATGTTGATTACAAAATCAACCTGATCGACGAAAGCAACTTTACTCGTGCTGCTGGTGTAGGCACTGACGACATCGTTGCCGTTGGCCTGACCTATCAGTTCTAA